The DNA sequence TCAGCCGAACCGGAGCCACCAACTGTCCGCCGTTCGAACGGTCGCTATGAAGCTTGCAGTCGGCAGTACAAACCCTGTCAAGGTCGACGCAGTCGAGCGAACGCTCGAGCCATACGAACCGACCGTCGTCGCCGTTGACGTCGACTCCGGGGTGGGCGAACAGCCGTGGTCGATCGAGGAAACCGTCGCCGGCGCCGAGAACCGCGCCCGGCGAGCGCTTGCGGCGACCGATGCCGACTATGGCGTCGGGCTCGAGGGAGGGGTGGCGCGACTCGAGGGCGTGCCGGGACTCTCGTTGATCATGTGGGGAGCCGTGACCGACGGCGATCGACTGGAGCGTGGCAGTGGCCCGGCACTGCGGCTTCCCGACAGCGTCGCCGAGCGGGTTGACGCCGGTGCGGAGTTGGGGCCGGTGATGGACGACCTGCTCGGAACTGACGGCCTCGCCGAATCCGAGGGTGCTGCAGGCGCGCTGACGGCTGGGCTGACCGATCGAACACGGGCACTCGGTGAAGCGGTCGCGTGTTCGATCGGCCCGTTTCTCACGGCGTATTACGGCGGCGACGATTGACGCCCGTCGAACGGCTGGCGCGCTTGACGGTCGATCCACTGATCTGATCACATCGACCAGTAATCATCACGATCAGCTGAGTGTCAGAACCACGAATGGTTTAACCGGCTGTACCAACGGACCCTTTCCGACCGATTATTCATCTCTTACTCGCGGGTAAAACCGCATGACTGGAGCCAGTTAACCGTGCGTACCAAACCCCCTAAGGTCGATCCTGTCATCCACAGATGTATGAGCACTGCAATGGCCCCCGACCTCACGAGCAAACAACAGCGGATTCTGGAGTACCTTCGGAACAACGCGGCGACGAAGACGTACTTCAAATCCCGCCTCATCGGCAAGGAACTCGGGATGACGGCGAAAGAGGTCGGGTCGAACATCACCGCCCTGCAGGAAGGCAACTACGACGTCGAAATCGAGAAATGGGGGTACTCCTCCAGTACCACCTGGAAAGTCGACGTTTAACGCCATCTCGGCATCCGGTGCCATTTCAGCTCGTTTTTACCGATCGTTTCGACCGTCGCCACCCAGCGACCAGCGACGCCGAACTCTCTTTTCGCTGCACGCCCTCCATCCGGATAGATGACGACGGTACTGTTCGACATGGACGGGGTCCTCCTCGAGGAGCCACGCACGGACCCGCAGGTATACGCCGACGCAGCGGACGCGGCCCTCGCCGAACTGGGAGCCGAACCGACGCCGGCCCAGCGTCGCGACTTTAGAACCCACGAGTACGAACGGATTCGGACACACTGCGAGGAGCTCGGAATCGATCCGGCACGGTTCTGGACACTGAAGGAGACACACGCCTCGAGTGGCACGCACGACCGCCTTCGGTCGGGTGAGCGCGGCATCTACGAAGACGTTGCGGCGATCCGCGAACTGACCGATCGAACTACGACCGGTCTGGTCACCAACAATCGCCAGGAAACAGCCGAGTTCGTCACGGAATTCGTGGGAATCGATTTCGACGTCGTTCGCGGGCGCGATCCGACACTCGAGGGCTACGAACGCCGCAAGCCAGATCCGTACTACCTCGAGGAGGCACTCGCCGAGCTTGACGTCTCCGACGGGCTCTACGTCGGCGACTCCCCGAAAGATGTCGTCGCCGGACAGGCGGCTGGCCTCGAGACCGCGTTCCTCCGGCGGTCGCACAACCGCGAGCGCGAGTGTCCGCCGAACGCGACCTACGAACTCGAGTCACTGACCGAGGTGCTGTCGGTCATCGACGAACCAGTACTGTAAGACGATCCGACCTACGAACTCGAGTCACTGACCGAGGTGCTGTCGGTCATCGACGAACCAGTACTGTAAGACGATCTTACCGGCTGCTAATAGTGGCTTAGCCGCGGTAGTCGAGTAACTGATCGGCG is a window from the Natrinema sp. HArc-T2 genome containing:
- the yjjX gene encoding inosine/xanthosine triphosphatase; translation: MKLAVGSTNPVKVDAVERTLEPYEPTVVAVDVDSGVGEQPWSIEETVAGAENRARRALAATDADYGVGLEGGVARLEGVPGLSLIMWGAVTDGDRLERGSGPALRLPDSVAERVDAGAELGPVMDDLLGTDGLAESEGAAGALTAGLTDRTRALGEAVACSIGPFLTAYYGGDD
- a CDS encoding HAD family hydrolase, yielding MTTVLFDMDGVLLEEPRTDPQVYADAADAALAELGAEPTPAQRRDFRTHEYERIRTHCEELGIDPARFWTLKETHASSGTHDRLRSGERGIYEDVAAIRELTDRTTTGLVTNNRQETAEFVTEFVGIDFDVVRGRDPTLEGYERRKPDPYYLEEALAELDVSDGLYVGDSPKDVVAGQAAGLETAFLRRSHNRERECPPNATYELESLTEVLSVIDEPVL